GACTGCGCCTGGCTGGGCGGCTTGCCGAGACCAGTGTGGGGGGGGCGGGCATCGACGACCCGGCGAGCATCGTGCGGCCGTTCGACCCGGGCGCGACGGGCAGCGTGCCGGGCGAGGGCGCGGCGGTGTGCTTCCTGGAGCGGCCAGAGGCGGCGAAGGTGCGTGGCGTCGAGCCCATCGCGAACTTGCTTGGCTTCGGGGCGGCGCAGGCGGTGCCCGATCTTGCGGCCGACGGGCCGGTGGTCGCCGGGCTTGGCGCTTCGGTGGGCGGCAGGGCCGACGGCCTGGACGACGCGCTGGCCCGCGCGATCGAGATGGCGCTGCGGGACGCCGGCGTGACGGCCGGCGAGATCGACGCGGTGTTCTGCCACGGCGCGGGCGAGCCGGCGCTCGACGAGGCCGAGGCCCGAGCCCTCGCTCGCGTGTTCGGCGATCGCGCCCGGGAGGTCGAGCTGTGCTGGCTGAGCCCGCAGCTCGGCGAGACCATGGCCGCCGGCGGCTCGCTGCTCGTCTCGGCGGCGGCGCTGGCGCTGCGGCATCAGGCCTCGCCCGCCCGCGTGCAGCCGGGCGCGGGGCGGGAAGGCCTCGCGACCAAGCCGGCGGAAGTGCGCTCGATGAAACTCCGGCGAGTCGTCGCCTGTACGCACGCGCTGGGCGGTCAGTGTGCCGCACTCGTTCTGGGCGCCTGAGCACCCCGTCGGCCCGGCGTGCATCGAGGACGATGCGGTCTCCGAATCGTCAGGGCGACCGACGCGCCGGGCGATTCATCGCCGGGGGTTGGTTGGTCGATGGAAGGAGCAAGGCCTGCGAGGCGCGTCCGACCGGGTCGCGCAGCGGCCTGGGGTCAAAGAGGGAGATTCGACATGCCACGCAGGAAGCGTGAAGGCACGGCCGGAGTTGCGATCGCGGCGGGGCTGGCGGCATCGTGCTGGCCCGCACCGAACGCGTGGGCCGGGGTCGACCCGCTGAGCCAGCCCTTCCCGGGCCTGCTGGACCTATCCGACCTGGGCGCTTCGATCGGGTTCGTGCTCGAGGGCGTGGCCGAGGGCGATGCCGCCGGCCACGCCGTGTCATCGATGCGTGACTTCAACGGCGACGGACTCGGCGATGCCGTCGTCGGGGCGCCGGGCGGGCATGGCCGGGCCTACCTCGTGTTTGGCAGAGACGGCCAATGGCCCGTCACGTTCAGCCTGGCAGACCTCGACGGCCACACGGGCATCCGGCTCTTCACGTCGCGGCCCTCGACGGGCAACGACGCGATCGGGCACGCCGTCTCGGGAGGCGGCGATGTCAACGGCGACGGCTTCGGCGACGCGCTGGTAGGTGCACCGCTGACCTGGCCGGGCGACCCGCACACCGGCCCGTACCCCACGGGCGTGACGTACACGGTCTTTGGTCGCGACGGCGCGGGCACGGGCCTCCCGGCATCGATCGATCTTGCGTTGCTCGACGGCGGCGACGGCTTCCGCACGCTGGGGCCGTGCATCTTTGCCGAGAGCGGCTCCGCCGTTGCGGGCAGCGAGTCGAGCGCCGACATCAATGGCGACGGGATCGATGACGTGGCCATCGGTGCGGCGGGCGCCTTCGAGGGATACTGCTACGGCGATAGTTACGTCGTCTTCGGTCGCGATGCGGCAGCGGGCAGCACGTTCGAACCAACGCTCACGGTTGATGACCTCGACGGCGCGGCAGGCTTCGTGTTCAATGCGTTCAGCTTCTACAACGGCGGCGGCGCCGCGGTCGCGGTGGGCGACACCAACGGCGACGGACTGGCCGACGCCGTCTTCGGCACGCCACGCGAGTACACGAGCACGCCATCGCGGCCCTCCGGCGAGCCGACCGGAGCCACCTACGTGATCTACGGGCGCGATGCGGCGACGGGCGCAACCTACCCCGATCAGATCGATCGCCGAGACCTCGATGGTCGGCTTGGGGTGCAGCTCATCGGCTCGGCGGTCGATGCCAACAGCGGATCGGCGGTCGCCGTCGTGGGCGATCTGAACGACGACGGCGTCCGAGATCTTGCCATCGGCGAACCCGGACTCGACTCGGCAGACCCGCAAACGACCCGCGGAGCCGTCGTCGTGCTCTTCGGACGCTCACGGCTCGAAGCCGCCATCGACCTCGCTGAAGCGAGCGACGGCGACGGCTTCAGGCTCCTCGGGGCCCAGGCCGGCGACGCGCTGGGCCTGCGCGTGGCTGCCGCAGGCGACGTCAACGGCGACGGGCGCGACGACCTGATCGCGACCGACCATCGCGCGGCTTACGTGCTGTTCGGACGGGACGCGTCGGAGGGATTCGCCGACGCGCTGAGCGTCGATGAACTGGACGGCGAACACGGGTTCGCGATCCGCGCCCCGGCGCCGATCAAGGCCGTTTCGGGCGGCGTCGACCTCAACGGCGATGGGCGGAGCGATCTGTTGCTGGGCATGCCCGACGCATCACCCGGCGGCGTGCCCGGAGCCGGGGCCGTCGCGGTGGTGTTCGGGCGGACGGTCCGGGCGTGCGCGGCCGACATCGACCACGATGGCGAGCTGACGATCTTCGACTTCCTCGCATTCCAGAACCTCTTCGATGCAGGAGATGCGCGCGCCGACTTCGACGGCGACGGCGAACTGACCATCTTCGACTTCCTCGCGTTCCAGAACGCGTTTGACGATGGCTGCGGGTAGTTCCCGCAACTCGGTGGCGCCGGCTCCGTATAGGCTGGCCCGAGGGGGGATCCCATGCGAGCTTGTGCAGGCTGGGTTTACGGCGTTGTCTCGACTCTCTCGTGCGCGATCGCTTCGGCGGATGGCTCGGACGACCTTGAGTGGGATACCGAGCCGTTCACGCTGCGCGGCGTCGATGGTGGCATCCGAGATGCTGTGGTCGTTGACGACGGCCGCGGACCCGCCCTCCACGTCGGCGGAGACTTCGAGATCGCTGGAAACGCGACGGCATCCAACATCGCCCGCTGGGACGGAACGGCGTGGACCGCCTTGCGAACGAATCCGCGAGGGGTCGGGCTCGGAGTCCGATGCGGCCCTTTGCCACGCCGCGGGCGAGCCGACGCCCGACGAGGCCGAGGCCCAAGCCTTTGCTCGTGTGCTCGGCGAGCGTGCCCGGGAGGTCAAGCTGAGCTACCTGAGCCTACAGCTCGGCGAAACGATGGCTGCCGGCGGCTTGTTGCTCGTCTCTGTCGCGGCAATGGCGCTACAGCAGCAGAGGCTTCCGGCTCACGTGCACGGGGACACGGCTCGGAACGGACTGCGCGAAGGCAGCACGCCATCACGCAATGCGAATCTCAATCGCGTGCTGGTCTGCACGCACGTGATCTGCAGGCAGTGCGCAGGGCTCGTGCCAGAGCGCGCCTTGGCACTGCTCGGCAAGGAACTCTCTATCCGACGCAACCAGCCGAAACGGTTCGGGTACCTTGTCAATGTGAGGCCCGCAATTCTCTCGGGCCATGGAACGTTTCTTGATCGGCGTGAGGGGAGGACACATGCACAGGAGTAGGTATCGGTGGTTGGCGCCCTTCTTGGCTCTCGCGTGCATGATCGTGGCGAAGCCCGTGCGTGGTCAATCGTGCGAGCCAGGCTGGCAGTCTGGCTACGGCGTACGCGGCGTTCTGGGAGCCGGGCAGGACACGATCTATGCCATGGCCTCTTGGGACCACGGGAGCGGGCCGGGGCTCTACGTCGCCGGCAACCTCTACTTCGCAGGCGAGGCCTTCGCGGGCAACGTCGCGCGATGGGATGGTGAACGATGGGCTGCCCTCGGCGACGCGAAGAGCGCTCCTGATGCACGGCCGGGTCCCGATCGCGACGTTTTGGACATGGTCGTCTACGACGATGGTTCGGGCGAATCGCTGTACGTCGCGGGCAGTTTCGGTTCCGTCGACGGCGAGCCGGTGTCTGGGATTGCACGATGGAATGGGCAGCGATGGAGCGATGTGGGCGGAGGCATCCGAGGACCAGGGGGAGCCTATGTGTTCGCTTTGGAGGTTTACGACGGCGCGCTGTATGCCGCCGGATGGTTTACCAGCGCGGGGGGCGTGTCGGCTAGCAACATCGCCCGCTGGGATGGCACGGCCTGGACCCCGCTGGGCGGCGGACTCAATGAACGCGCCCTGACACTTGCGGTAGTCGATGACGGCACCGGAGAGGTCCTATGCGTCGGCGGAAGGTTCAACGAGGCCTCGGGCACGCCCGTGCAGCGGGTGGCGTGCTGGGACGGCAGTGCCTGGCAAGCAGTGGGCGAAGGACTTCCCGACGGTTTTTCCCTGACTCTTACGTCCCACGACCAAGGGGACGGCGAGGTGCTCTATGCGCTCGGAGACTTCTTCGTGCCGGGCTTCGAGCAACGCCTGTATCGATGGACCGGCGACGAGTGGACGACGCTTCCCCTACCAGAACTCAGCTCCTCGAAGAACCTCGTCTCGTTGAACTCTGATGGACGCCGGTCGCTGTACGCGATCGGCGCGTTCTACACGCCTGAGCTCGAGAGCTTTGCGCGAGTGGCAAGGTGGGACGGTGCGTCATGGACCTTCGAGGCCCCGGCGGACGACTATCTGTTCAGCTACTTTGCACAGGACGCGATCGTGCACGACGACGGCACGGGCCCCGCGTTCTATCTCGGTGGGTTCTTCAACAACGTCGGTGGCGTGGGCGCGAGCAACATCGCCCGCTTCGACGGCCAGGCCTGGACCGGCCTAGGCGACCAGATGGGCGTGGACCGCGAGGTTGCCTCGCTCACCAGGTGGGACGACGGAACCGGCCAGGCGGTTTACGCGGCCGGCACCTTCCTGTCTGCCGGCGACACGCTGGTGCATCGCGTCGCCAGGCTCGATGCCAACGGGTGGAGCGCCCTTACCGGTCCCGATGGTGTCATCGGGCTGGACGCGCAGGCTTACGCCATCGCGGCCTACGACGACGGCGACAATTCCGAGCTGTATGTCGGAGGGTTCTTCAATCGCGCCGGCGGCCAGCCGGCCAGCAAGATCGCTCGATGGAACGGGACGCGATGGGCAGCGCTGGGTGACGGGCTCGATGGCTCGCCCAGGGCCATGGCCGTACATGACGAGGGCGAAGGCGACAAGCTGTTCGTCGGCGGTGACTTCGGTGTTGCCGGCGGCCTGCCCGTGCGTCACGTCGCGCGATGGGACGGTGAGCAGTGGTCGTCGACGGAGGGCGGGCCAAATCGCTCGGTGCTGGCACTGGCCTCGTTCGATCACGGTGCGGGGCCAACGCTCTACGCGGGGGGCGAGTTCGATCGAGTCAACGACGATCGGGCCTGGTACATCGCCCGCTGGGACGGCAAGGCCTGGGAGCCGCTACCCGGTATCGCTGCAGGCACCAATCGACCCGTGATGGCCTTCGCGAAGTTCGATGACGGGACTGGTCCGGCTCTCTATGTCGGGGGCAGCTTCGATCACGCTGGCGGGATTCGGGCCTCCGGCATCGCCCGCTGGGATGGGACGGAGTGGTCGGCCGTGGGTGAACTCGACACCGCCTACGTGACCTCGTTGGCGGTCGTACCGCTTCCCGGTGGTCCGCGCCTCGTGGCGGGCGGATGGTTCTCGTTCGATGGCGGACTGACGAGCCACGGCACCATGGCATGGGACGGCTTCGGCTGGCAGCCGCTCGATCGTGGCGTCAACGACCCGGTGCGCTCGTTGGCTTGGATCGATCTTGGATGGGGCGTCGAGTTAGTCGTGGGAGGTTCCTTCCTCACGTTCGACGACAGGCCTTCGGGGTATGTCGCACGCCTCCGCACGTGCCTCGCTGTCTGTTCGGCCGACATTGATCGCGACGGAGAACTTACCCCGATGGACTTCCTGGCATTCCGGAACCTTTTCGATGCTGGGGACGCGCGCACCGACTTCGACTTCGATGGTGCGCTGACGCTCTTCGACTTCCTGGCGTTCCAGAACGCCTTCAGCGCGGGGTGTGGCTAGGGTCCGCACGGGTGAAGCGAGCATGACAAAGCCCCGCTCGCAGGCGGGGCTTTCTTACTGGGAGTCGGATAAAGGATTCAGCAGCCCGCGTCGAACTCGTTCTGGAACGCCAGGAAGTCGAAGAGCGTCAGCTCGCCGTCGCCGTCGAAGTCGGCGGCGAGATCGCCGGCGTCGAACAGGTTCTGGAACTGCAGGAAGTCGAACAACGTCAGCTCGCCGTCACCGTCGAGGTCGGCCCGGCAGCCACCGGTCGCGGAATCGCCTTCGATGAGCCAGTTGTCCGTGCGAATGTTGCCCGAGGTGCCGGTCGCGCCGTCCAGCGTGACGACGACGCGCGCGTCTTCGACGCCGTCCAGTTCACCGATCGAGAAAAACTGGAGCGCGAAGTCCGAGCCCACGTCCAGAGCGCTGGCGATCTCGGCGACGAGCGTGTCGCCGTCGAACAACTCGATCGTGATGCTGCTGAAGCCCGATCCGGTGCGACGGGCGGCGAAGTAGAGCTCGAGGTCATCCAGGCCCGTGCCGTCGAAGCCGACGGTGATCTGGCTGCCGTTGTTGAGCGTGTCGGTGCCGCCCTGGACGGCCAGCGAGCCGCCGCTGCCCTCGCCGAACTCGGCGCCGATGTCGGTGCCACTGAACGACTGGATCCAACGGAAGACCTCGTCGCCACCGCTGCTGGTGGTGAGCTCGTCGGTGATGCCGCCGCTCACGTTGAGCGTGGCCGAGCCGGCTTGGTCACCGAACTCGGCGGGGAAGGGGAACGAGCCGGCGAGGTAGCCGAAGCCGCCGCCGGGCAGGGCCTGCTGGTTAAACGACCAGTAGGCGACTTCGTCCTGAGCGTGCGCGAACGGAGCAAGAGCGGTGGCGGCAGCGGCGGCCACGAGCGCGGCGGCGATCTTCATAACAATCTCTCCCGAATGGGTTTAACGACTCCAAACACGCACGGGCGTGACTTCGGCCCACGCGCAATGTTTGCGCAATTCTAGAGCCTACGTCGCAGGGCGTCGGCCGCCATGCGGGAGAGCCAGCGGGCCTTCACGCAATCTTGATTCTGCGATGGGTGCGTGTTCGGAGGATCGCCGTGGCGGGGCCGGTAAAGCGTCCGAGCTTACTCGGCGAGCCGCCACGCCTTGCCTTCCCGCGTCACCCTCCGATACAGCGTGTCGCGCTCGACCGGCGTGAAGCCCGCCTCGCGGATCGACCGCTGCAGGTCAAGCACGGTCGTCTCCTGGTGGGTCGTCGAGCCGCCGACCTTGGTGATGTCGTACCACACGACCGTGCCGTCGATGTCGTCGGCGCCGGCCTCGAGCATCACCTGAGCCATGCTGAGGGTCTGCATGATCCAGAACGCCTTGACGTGCGGGAAGTTGTCGAGCATCAGCCGAGCAATGGCGATGGTGCGCAGGTTCTCGAGGCCGGTCGGACCGTAGAGGTGCTCCATCTCGCTGCCATCGGGGAAGAAGGGCAGTGGGATGATGGTCTGGAAGTAGCCAGCTTCCTTCTTAGCCATGTCGGGCGTAGGCTGGGGCACGCCGTCGCGCGTCAGCGTGATCACCGGCGCGGTCACGCCCTCGGTCGCCGCGAGGCCGGGCTCGATGAAGCCTTCTTCGCCCTGATATCCGAGCCGCGCGAGTGCCTGGTCCTGTGCGCGGCGGAGGATCTCCATGTGTACGAGACGCTCACGCCGCTGATCGATGTGGCCGTAGAGGATCGTTGCGTTGGTGTTCAGGCCCAGCTCGTGCGCCACGAGGTGGACGTCGAGCCACTCGTCGCTGCGGATCTTGCCCTTGTACGCCTCGTCGTGCACGCGATCGTCGAAGACTTCGGCACCGCCGCCGGGCAGCGAGTCGAGCCCCGCGGCCTTCAGCTCGCTGAGCACCCAGCGGATGCCCGCCTGCCGATCGCTGCGCTTGTACTTCTTCGCAATCTTCGCGAGGTGCACGATCTCGACGGCCGTGAGCGCCTTGATGTGCAGTCCTGGCGCCGCCTCCTTGATGGTCCGCATCATCTCGGGGTAGTAGTCCCAGGGCAGGTAGGGATGGAGCCCGCCGACGATGTGCATCTCGGTGGCGCCGTTCTCGATGGCCTCGAGCGCCTGATTGCGGATGTAGTCCATGTCGCGCGTGTATGCGCCCGCGTCGCCCTTCTTGCGGTAGAACTCGCAGAACTTGCACGAGAGCGCGCACACGTTGCTGTAGTTCATGTGGCGGTTGATGTTGTAGTAGGCCGTGTCGCCGTGGAGCCGCCGGCGGACCGCGTCGGCCATCGCGATGACGCCCCAGACGTCGGTGGTCTCGTAGAGCACCAGGCCGTCGTCGAGCGAGAGACGCTCGCCGGCCTCGACCTTGGTGCGGATGGCGTCGAGCCGGTGGTCGCGACCGGCAACGACGGGCGGCAGTTCGACGGCGGCGGTGGTCATACCCGATGGTACGTTCCCACTCGCTGATTTTCAAAGATTTCTGAAAGTTACGCTCCGCCGGGCCGCTCCGACCACGGCTCCAGCCGCCCCACCACCGATCGCAGGGCTTCGGCGTCGATGGCCTCCAGCACGCCGGCGACGATCTCGGCATGGGCCAGCCAGCGGGAGGCACTTTGTTCTCGGACGTAACCGAGCACGACTTGGCGATAGTCGATGCCGGGCGAGTCGGCAAGCTCGGTCGCGGACGACGAAGCAGGAGTCCGGCTGGCAGCGCTGCCCAGCACGTGGAAGAAAGGCACCGGTCGATCGGCGTCGGCGACGAGGCGAGCGAGCTGCGCGGGCGCCTCGGGGGCGGTCGAGTGGATCCACGCGACGACGAGTCGCACCGGCAACGCGGCCCTGATGGCCGACTCGAACGACGCGAGGTCTCGGTAGTCGGCGCGGCACGCCGTGACGTCCGGGAGCCGTGCGACCGCATCCAGTCGATGGTGGCCGCGTGCGACCACCGTCACCGACCAGCCCCGGGTTGCAAGCGCCTCGACCACGCCCGCGAGCATGCCCGTACCACCCACGACGAGCGCTCGGCGTTCCTCCATGGCTCCGCCCCTTGTGCCGATGAGCTCCCCGGTGCAAGTCGCCTCGATGCGTGCCCAAGGACAGGGTACGGACTTGCCGGTCGCGCCCGCTGACGCCGGGCGATACCCTGTCCGAACGATCTCGAAGGGGAGCCACGATGAACGAACCGCCCAGCGTACCCGAGCCGCCCGAGGTGCCGGTCGCTCCCAGCCCGCCACGCGTGCCGCCGACGATGCCCACGGCACCGGTTCCCCAGCACGAGAAGAGCTGGCCCAAGGTGCTCGGCATCCTGTGCTGCATCTTCGGCGGCCTCGGGCTCATGGGGCGCGTGTTCCAGGTCGTGGGGATCGTGGCCATGAACCACCTGCCGATCGACGATTGGATGAAGCCACCGGCGCACTTGTCTGATTGGCTCTTGGTCCTGACGATCGCGGGGTTCTCGATTTCGATCCTCCACGTGGTGCTCGGCGTGCAGTTGCTCCGCCGCCGGCCAAGCGTGAAGTGGCTGTCGATTGCCTTCCTCGTGGTCGTCGTCGCGTTGTATGTGCCGGGGGCCTTTCTGCAATACGAGGTGCAGCAAGCCCAGACGCAGGCAATGCAGCAGCACTTTGCGCAGCAGTCCCAGAGCGGCGGCGGCCCGCCACCCTCAGCGGCCAGCATCCAGCTGGGAAGTTCGCTCGGCGTTGCGTTCGGCATCCTGGGAGGGGTGATCGCGATCGCGTGGCCCGTGTTCCTGATCATCTGGCTGTTCTGGCCCGGCAACGGCAAGATCGTCCAATCCTGGAAGAGTACGTAGCGCGTGAAGTGCCCGGGATGTGAGTATGAGCTCTGGAACCTGAAGGCCGGACCGTGCCCCGAGTGCGGTCGGCCCTTCAAGCCCAGCGACTTCGACTTCCTGCCCAATGCGGTGAAATTCTGCTGCCCTCATTGCTCGCAGGCCTACTACGGCACCAGCGATCGCGGGCAACTCGAGCCCGACGCCTTCGATTGCGTCTCGTGCGGGCGTGCCGTGACGTGCGACGAGATGCTGCTGTTGCCGGCCGAAGAACTCGGCACGAGGACGCCGACCAAGAGCATCAACCCGTGGCTCGATTCGAACCGGAAGCGCCGCTGGTTCGCGACGATCGGTTCTGGCATCGGCCAACCCGGTCGACTGCTCGAGGCAACGCCGGCAATCGGGAGCACGAGCCGAGCGACGTCCTACGCCTTGCTCAACTTCGCCGCGGCAGGCCTCTTCATGCTGGTCATGGGTGCCCTTCTCTCGTTCAGCGGTGGTGGCAGCGGTGCGGTCTTCTTCTTGATGATGACCGCAGCGTTCATCCTCGGGCCGTTGATCTACGCGGGGCTGTGGACGCTCGTCACCCACGGCGTTCTCAAGGTCTTCAGGCAGCCCACACCGGACGGCATGGGCCGCACCTTCCAGGCGATCGCCTTCACGAGCGGCGCGTGTCTGGTCGCGCTCATCCCGTGCCTGGGGCCGATGGTCGCGTTCGCCGCATGGGCAGCGTGCGCTCCGATGGCGGTGCGGAGCGCCCACAAGTGCAGCGTCGTTTCGGCCATCGTGGCGACGCTCGTGCCCCCGCTGCTCGTGGCCGCCGCCGGAATCGCGATGTACGCCTCGCTGGTGTTCGGGGTGGCGTATTCGGCGCAGTCGACGGCCTTCCAGCAGGCCTGGGCGTCGCAGAGCCAGCTCGACTACGAGACGATTGCGCTCGCCAACGAGCTGCGGTCGGACGTGCAGGCCGGGACGCCCCCGCTGCACGGCGCGAGCCTCCTGGGCCGGAACTCGATGATCCCGTACTTCGTCTTCGATGATGGCACGACCTTCGACGTGCCGATCGGCACCGAACTGGCCAGCAGCCTGGATTCGATGGGCGAACCGAGACGACGCTCCACGCTCAAGGCCATCACCTCGGGTTGGCCCGCCGACGTGACCGCCCATCGCATCGGCCGCATCGTGTTCACGCACCACGGCATCGATGCCGCCGACGACCCGGGTCTCTGGCTCATGATCGAACTGCCCAACTCGCCCGGCGACACGATCGCCGACGCGGTGCACCTGAGGGGTGCTTCCATGTTCGACGTTGCCACGGGCAGCCAATTCGAGATCGACCAGCAGAACCAGCTCCGGGCGAACGCCGGCCTGCCGCCGCTGCCGGACTTCCAGACGCTGACTGCGGGCAGCGGTCCCTGGACGGCCAGCGACGGGGCCCCGCTCCCGTCGCCCCCGGGCGTACCCTGACCCATGGCTAGCGAAGCCGACGAACTGCGGAAGATCCGCAAGCGCGTCGAGGCGCTGAACCCGCCCAGCGTCGGCTGCGGCGTGTTCGTCGGGCTGTGGCTCTTCCTGGGCAGCCTGCTCGTCCTGCGGGGCTGCTTCGGCGTCGACGTCCTGGGCCCGCTGCGGCACTCCCCTGAGGCACCTGCCACTTCGGCAGAGCAAGTGCCTGGCTCTACCGATGGGCAGGAATCCGGGGTCGATCCGGCCGCTTAGGAGCCTCCGGGGCCCGATCCGGGTGCTCCGGGTTGCTTGGCATCGCCCTTGCAACTGGTCCTCGTGCAGGCGGCCCGGCCGCCCGAACAGGAGGCCACACCCATGTCCAAAATCATCGGCATCGATCTGGGCACGACCAATTCGGTCGTGGCGGTTATGGAAGGCAGCGAGGCCAAGGTGCTCATCAACGCCTCGGGCAACCGCACGACCCCC
This Phycisphaerales bacterium DNA region includes the following protein-coding sequences:
- a CDS encoding GC-type dockerin domain-anchored protein, with translation MRGQSCEPGWQSGYGVRGVLGAGQDTIYAMASWDHGSGPGLYVAGNLYFAGEAFAGNVARWDGERWAALGDAKSAPDARPGPDRDVLDMVVYDDGSGESLYVAGSFGSVDGEPVSGIARWNGQRWSDVGGGIRGPGGAYVFALEVYDGALYAAGWFTSAGGVSASNIARWDGTAWTPLGGGLNERALTLAVVDDGTGEVLCVGGRFNEASGTPVQRVACWDGSAWQAVGEGLPDGFSLTLTSHDQGDGEVLYALGDFFVPGFEQRLYRWTGDEWTTLPLPELSSSKNLVSLNSDGRRSLYAIGAFYTPELESFARVARWDGASWTFEAPADDYLFSYFAQDAIVHDDGTGPAFYLGGFFNNVGGVGASNIARFDGQAWTGLGDQMGVDREVASLTRWDDGTGQAVYAAGTFLSAGDTLVHRVARLDANGWSALTGPDGVIGLDAQAYAIAAYDDGDNSELYVGGFFNRAGGQPASKIARWNGTRWAALGDGLDGSPRAMAVHDEGEGDKLFVGGDFGVAGGLPVRHVARWDGEQWSSTEGGPNRSVLALASFDHGAGPTLYAGGEFDRVNDDRAWYIARWDGKAWEPLPGIAAGTNRPVMAFAKFDDGTGPALYVGGSFDHAGGIRASGIARWDGTEWSAVGELDTAYVTSLAVVPLPGGPRLVAGGWFSFDGGLTSHGTMAWDGFGWQPLDRGVNDPVRSLAWIDLGWGVELVVGGSFLTFDDRPSGYVARLRTCLAVCSADIDRDGELTPMDFLAFRNLFDAGDARTDFDFDGALTLFDFLAFQNAFSAGCG
- a CDS encoding integrin alpha, giving the protein MPRRKREGTAGVAIAAGLAASCWPAPNAWAGVDPLSQPFPGLLDLSDLGASIGFVLEGVAEGDAAGHAVSSMRDFNGDGLGDAVVGAPGGHGRAYLVFGRDGQWPVTFSLADLDGHTGIRLFTSRPSTGNDAIGHAVSGGGDVNGDGFGDALVGAPLTWPGDPHTGPYPTGVTYTVFGRDGAGTGLPASIDLALLDGGDGFRTLGPCIFAESGSAVAGSESSADINGDGIDDVAIGAAGAFEGYCYGDSYVVFGRDAAAGSTFEPTLTVDDLDGAAGFVFNAFSFYNGGGAAVAVGDTNGDGLADAVFGTPREYTSTPSRPSGEPTGATYVIYGRDAATGATYPDQIDRRDLDGRLGVQLIGSAVDANSGSAVAVVGDLNDDGVRDLAIGEPGLDSADPQTTRGAVVVLFGRSRLEAAIDLAEASDGDGFRLLGAQAGDALGLRVAAAGDVNGDGRDDLIATDHRAAYVLFGRDASEGFADALSVDELDGEHGFAIRAPAPIKAVSGGVDLNGDGRSDLLLGMPDASPGGVPGAGAVAVVFGRTVRACAADIDHDGELTIFDFLAFQNLFDAGDARADFDGDGELTIFDFLAFQNAFDDGCG
- a CDS encoding GC-type dockerin domain-anchored protein, producing the protein MKIAAALVAAAAATALAPFAHAQDEVAYWSFNQQALPGGGFGYLAGSFPFPAEFGDQAGSATLNVSGGITDELTTSSGGDEVFRWIQSFSGTDIGAEFGEGSGGSLAVQGGTDTLNNGSQITVGFDGTGLDDLELYFAARRTGSGFSSITIELFDGDTLVAEIASALDVGSDFALQFFSIGELDGVEDARVVVTLDGATGTSGNIRTDNWLIEGDSATGGCRADLDGDGELTLFDFLQFQNLFDAGDLAADFDGDGELTLFDFLAFQNEFDAGC
- a CDS encoding beta-ketoacyl synthase N-terminal-like domain-containing protein, which produces MAEPIAITGLGVVSALGLGAEAFWEGLCEGRVAIGRPTVLDASGFSCQFAAEAPALSMKDHLPKHYRKFARVMARDIQLAVVAANEAAADARLCPDEDGEPAYPPHRLGTHVGAALLAPEIPELARAMRAAADDAGEWDLAAWGETGMGQLTPLWMLKYLPNMLACHVSILHRAKGPSNTITAGEASGLLSIGEAMRVIERGDAAASIAGSGDSRVNHLAIERLRLAGRLAETSVGGAGIDDPASIVRPFDPGATGSVPGEGAAVCFLERPEAAKVRGVEPIANLLGFGAAQAVPDLAADGPVVAGLGASVGGRADGLDDALARAIEMALRDAGVTAGEIDAVFCHGAGEPALDEAEARALARVFGDRAREVELCWLSPQLGETMAAGGSLLVSAAALALRHQASPARVQPGAGREGLATKPAEVRSMKLRRVVACTHALGGQCAALVLGA
- a CDS encoding radical SAM protein, which gives rise to MTTAAVELPPVVAGRDHRLDAIRTKVEAGERLSLDDGLVLYETTDVWGVIAMADAVRRRLHGDTAYYNINRHMNYSNVCALSCKFCEFYRKKGDAGAYTRDMDYIRNQALEAIENGATEMHIVGGLHPYLPWDYYPEMMRTIKEAAPGLHIKALTAVEIVHLAKIAKKYKRSDRQAGIRWVLSELKAAGLDSLPGGGAEVFDDRVHDEAYKGKIRSDEWLDVHLVAHELGLNTNATILYGHIDQRRERLVHMEILRRAQDQALARLGYQGEEGFIEPGLAATEGVTAPVITLTRDGVPQPTPDMAKKEAGYFQTIIPLPFFPDGSEMEHLYGPTGLENLRTIAIARLMLDNFPHVKAFWIMQTLSMAQVMLEAGADDIDGTVVWYDITKVGGSTTHQETTVLDLQRSIREAGFTPVERDTLYRRVTREGKAWRLAE